A single region of the Bacteroides luhongzhouii genome encodes:
- a CDS encoding carboxypeptidase-like regulatory domain-containing protein yields MKRKVLLSTLFLILHFTVALAQQVTISGQVLDEKSEPLIGATINIEGTTNAVITDLEGKFTIKVLPSEKLVISYLGYKPKTITIGKNRRFDIILDPSVTEMDEVVVVGYGSQRKSDIATAVASVNIKDIVNSSSTQTLQALQGKISGVQIIPTDGSLSSGMTFRIRGVNSVTGGTQPLFVIDGVPMPTQQITNEDTETVNNPLLGLNPNDIESNLNYWNPRPIKKDNPYLTVQRKLSPQTVEDFANRLFIYQVGKNNHIGFPFRKPSQMEILNFEMRNYFAETNTNYKAFATGGDKAQSCWMANFVPFDKVTDIYLFESAIDAMSFYEINHYTKETTCAFISTGGYVTKSQIENISRIFPSDKVKWNCCYDNDASGNGFDITTAYYLKGEECKAFARTNTGDTYKTIYLSFPDGNTQTFKEDAFSSGEYLKQHGIDNVNIIKPSRYKDWNELLVYYKRFDLNLGPGMKFIPAIEKTISQLNLRGYEQLANSISSSTKELVDSLLEQANYCISAPLAESGAYTLMVDCNIFMGLDTMVPVPSNLYVIEKCTQKKISAHAINEFLKKEYINIFRDMSSSDFKNFLEKDILTYTKGAVEKNFEKVILTFGWSLKPSILKKKSFDLEHGI; encoded by the coding sequence ATGAAGAGAAAAGTACTATTAAGCACATTGTTTCTAATACTACATTTCACTGTAGCATTAGCACAGCAAGTAACTATTTCAGGGCAAGTGTTGGATGAGAAGAGTGAACCTCTTATCGGTGCCACGATAAATATCGAAGGTACCACCAATGCAGTAATCACCGATTTAGAAGGAAAGTTCACGATAAAAGTACTTCCTTCTGAAAAACTGGTCATCAGTTATCTGGGATATAAGCCCAAAACTATCACTATCGGAAAGAACCGAAGATTTGATATCATTCTAGACCCTTCAGTCACAGAGATGGATGAGGTGGTTGTTGTAGGCTATGGTAGCCAGCGAAAAAGTGATATTGCAACCGCCGTTGCTTCTGTGAATATAAAAGATATTGTAAACAGTAGTTCTACGCAGACGTTGCAAGCACTACAAGGCAAAATCAGCGGAGTACAGATTATCCCCACAGACGGTTCATTGTCAAGCGGAATGACTTTCAGAATCAGAGGTGTCAACTCCGTCACAGGAGGAACCCAGCCTCTCTTCGTCATTGATGGTGTACCAATGCCTACTCAACAGATCACCAATGAAGATACCGAAACGGTAAACAATCCTCTGCTGGGACTGAATCCAAATGATATTGAATCCAATTTGAATTATTGGAATCCTCGTCCTATCAAAAAGGATAATCCATATTTGACCGTCCAAAGGAAGCTCTCTCCACAGACTGTGGAGGATTTCGCCAATAGACTGTTCATCTACCAGGTAGGAAAAAACAATCATATCGGCTTTCCATTCCGCAAACCCTCCCAGATGGAAATCCTTAACTTTGAAATGAGGAACTATTTTGCAGAGACCAATACCAATTATAAAGCCTTTGCCACGGGTGGTGACAAGGCGCAAAGCTGTTGGATGGCCAATTTTGTTCCTTTTGACAAGGTTACAGACATATATCTCTTTGAATCCGCTATTGACGCAATGAGTTTCTACGAAATAAACCATTATACTAAAGAAACCACATGCGCATTCATAAGCACGGGGGGATATGTCACCAAATCCCAAATAGAGAATATAAGCCGTATATTCCCATCTGATAAGGTAAAGTGGAATTGTTGCTATGACAATGATGCCAGCGGTAATGGTTTTGACATCACCACAGCATATTATCTCAAAGGTGAGGAATGTAAAGCTTTTGCAAGGACCAACACTGGAGACACATATAAGACCATCTATTTAAGTTTCCCGGATGGAAACACACAGACCTTCAAAGAAGATGCATTTTCCTCCGGCGAGTATCTTAAACAACATGGTATAGACAATGTAAATATCATCAAACCTTCACGGTACAAAGATTGGAATGAGCTTCTTGTCTATTACAAAAGATTTGATTTGAACCTGGGTCCAGGAATGAAATTCATCCCGGCTATCGAAAAGACCATATCCCAACTGAATCTAAGAGGATATGAACAATTGGCCAATAGTATCAGTTCTTCCACAAAAGAACTGGTGGATTCTCTGCTTGAGCAAGCCAATTACTGCATTTCCGCACCTCTTGCCGAGAGCGGCGCTTATACTCTTATGGTAGACTGTAATATCTTCATGGGGCTGGACACGATGGTACCGGTACCAAGCAACTTATATGTTATAGAAAAGTGCACGCAAAAAAAGATATCGGCACATGCCATAAATGAATTTCTTAAAAAAGAATATATAAACATTTTTAGAGACATGAGTTCATCTGATTTCAAAAATTTTCTAGAGAAAGACATCCTAACTTATACAAAGGGTGCTGTAGAAAAGAATTTTGAGAAAGTGATATTGACTTTCGGATGGAGCCTTAAACCTTCAATTCTAAAAAAAAAGAGTTTTGACTTAGAACATGGTATATAG
- a CDS encoding TonB-dependent receptor has translation MLLMKKGILGCNIIYLFILICIGIALPIKSQNNYKVKLTGTVYEYDHNNKRLPLEFAAVSIPEIALGTTSDENGRYILENVPTGKIRMQIQYLGKVSIDTLINVNKDLVLNFTMRNEDFKLKEVTVTATNSRSGKSTSSHISRSAMDHMQATSLYDVMSLMPGGISQNQDMSSAQQINIRQVSSSSGPEAPMNAMGTAIIRDGAPISNNANLSAMSPTVLSGTETPASLAGGASPAGGTDVRSISTENIESIQIVRGIPSVEYGDLTSGAVIINTKAGREPLRVKAKANPNIYQVSMGTGFELGKKKGALNVSADYAYNTNNPISSYQHYQRATTKLLYSNTFFNNKLRTNSSFDFIYGKDQRERNPDDEQTKTASEGRDIGFTLNTNGTWNINKGWLKTLRYVLSGTYMDKDSYYETVYSSATSPYSMTTTNGAVLSNFAGQHIYDANGNQITNFGPEDINHYAVYLPSSYLGHYEIDSREVNLFAKVTSSLFKASGHVNNRILIGADFRSDGNVGKGKTYDPSTPPYRSQYGHNSSFRPRNYKDIPFINQFGAYVEDNFKWSISGTHDLNIQAGVRYDHTSVVGGIFSPRVNASIDLIPNLLSLQGGYGIAAKMPSLLYLYPENAYFEYININELTNENIPESQRLFMTTTEVRQVDNSDLKIAQNHKAEVGFNLRVGKTNLNVIAYKERLKDGYVMSQTFNTFNTFIYNEYQRTENGIELSSSLPVLSTYAKPTNNLNIETKGLEFDLNIGRIDAIRTAFQINGSWMRTKSWRQGYSFYDNSEDAASARKPVAIYSQEGNASYKQQFVTTLRATHNIPRIGFVVTMTAQAIWQQSNWNTFGNDSIPVGYLALEDASVNMFPKGKYTTTQQVKDAGYGYMLNNVSHNNAIKESYSPYFCFNLNVTKEISNMLRVSFFANNMFRSYPRRESKRNPGSYIQLNNRFFFGLELSLTL, from the coding sequence ATGTTACTTATGAAAAAAGGTATTTTGGGGTGTAATATTATATACTTGTTTATACTTATTTGCATAGGAATTGCCCTCCCTATCAAATCGCAAAACAATTACAAAGTAAAACTTACAGGCACTGTTTATGAGTACGACCACAACAACAAGCGTTTGCCTTTAGAATTTGCAGCTGTGTCTATTCCTGAAATTGCACTAGGGACAACCTCTGATGAAAATGGTAGATACATACTGGAAAACGTACCTACTGGTAAAATTCGTATGCAAATTCAATATTTGGGCAAAGTCTCCATTGACACCTTAATAAATGTAAATAAGGATTTGGTTCTTAATTTTACAATGAGGAATGAGGATTTTAAGTTGAAAGAAGTTACAGTAACTGCAACCAACAGCCGTTCAGGCAAATCCACATCTTCTCACATTTCCCGCTCTGCTATGGACCATATGCAAGCGACCAGTTTATATGATGTAATGTCATTGATGCCAGGTGGAATTTCACAGAATCAAGATATGAGTTCGGCACAACAGATTAACATCCGTCAAGTTTCCAGTTCCAGTGGTCCGGAAGCTCCGATGAATGCTATGGGCACCGCAATAATTCGTGATGGTGCCCCCATCTCAAATAATGCTAATCTATCTGCGATGAGCCCTACGGTATTAAGTGGTACGGAAACACCCGCTTCATTGGCCGGAGGTGCCTCGCCGGCTGGTGGAACCGATGTTCGTAGTATTTCTACTGAAAATATAGAGTCTATACAAATCGTTCGTGGTATCCCTTCTGTTGAATATGGTGATCTGACCTCAGGAGCAGTAATTATTAATACAAAAGCTGGTCGTGAGCCGCTACGTGTCAAAGCAAAAGCCAATCCCAATATCTATCAGGTGTCTATGGGAACCGGTTTTGAACTTGGAAAAAAGAAAGGCGCTTTAAATGTAAGTGCAGATTATGCTTATAATACGAATAATCCAATATCCAGTTACCAGCACTATCAGCGTGCCACAACAAAGTTGCTCTATTCAAATACTTTCTTTAATAATAAGTTACGTACCAATTCCAGCTTTGATTTTATTTATGGTAAGGATCAACGTGAACGTAATCCTGATGATGAACAAACTAAAACAGCTTCGGAAGGCCGCGATATAGGTTTTACTTTGAATACCAATGGTACATGGAATATAAATAAGGGCTGGTTAAAAACACTACGCTATGTATTGTCAGGTACGTATATGGATAAAGACAGTTATTATGAAACCGTATACAGTTCTGCTACATCTCCTTATTCCATGACCACTACAAACGGTGCGGTACTTAGTAACTTTGCAGGTCAGCATATCTATGATGCCAATGGTAATCAAATTACTAATTTTGGACCGGAAGACATAAATCATTATGCTGTTTATCTACCAAGCAGCTATTTGGGACACTATGAGATCGATAGTCGTGAAGTTAATTTGTTTGCTAAAGTGACGAGTTCTCTATTCAAGGCGAGCGGTCATGTAAACAACCGCATCTTGATTGGTGCGGATTTCCGGAGTGACGGTAACGTTGGTAAAGGAAAAACTTATGACCCAAGTACTCCTCCTTATCGTAGTCAATACGGTCATAATTCATCTTTCCGTCCACGTAACTATAAGGATATTCCTTTCATTAACCAATTTGGTGCATATGTGGAAGATAATTTCAAATGGTCCATAAGCGGTACGCATGATTTGAACATTCAGGCTGGTGTGCGTTATGATCATACCTCAGTAGTAGGAGGCATTTTCTCGCCACGTGTAAATGCATCCATTGATTTGATTCCGAATCTATTAAGTCTTCAGGGAGGTTACGGTATTGCTGCAAAGATGCCTTCTCTTCTCTATTTATATCCAGAAAATGCATATTTTGAATATATCAATATAAATGAGCTTACCAATGAAAATATTCCGGAAAGCCAGCGCTTGTTTATGACTACCACAGAAGTTCGGCAAGTAGATAACTCAGATTTGAAGATTGCCCAAAATCATAAAGCAGAAGTCGGTTTTAATTTACGAGTGGGTAAAACCAATCTGAATGTAATAGCTTATAAGGAGCGTCTGAAGGATGGTTATGTAATGAGCCAAACCTTCAACACCTTCAATACATTTATCTACAATGAATACCAGCGCACAGAAAACGGGATAGAGCTTAGTAGTAGCCTACCGGTATTGTCTACTTATGCAAAACCAACTAATAATTTAAATATAGAAACTAAAGGTTTAGAATTTGATTTGAATATCGGACGTATTGATGCTATCCGTACGGCCTTCCAAATAAATGGCTCATGGATGCGTACTAAGAGTTGGCGTCAGGGTTATAGCTTCTATGACAATAGCGAAGATGCTGCTTCAGCCCGTAAACCGGTGGCCATTTATTCTCAAGAAGGCAATGCAAGTTACAAACAACAATTTGTAACGACTTTACGTGCCACTCACAATATCCCGCGTATCGGTTTTGTTGTTACGATGACAGCACAAGCTATTTGGCAGCAGTCTAATTGGAATACATTTGGAAACGATTCTATACCTGTGGGCTATTTAGCATTGGAAGATGCGTCTGTAAATATGTTTCCCAAGGGGAAATATACCACTACCCAGCAAGTAAAGGATGCAGGATATGGATATATGTTGAATAATGTAAGTCATAATAATGCTATAAAAGAATCATACAGTCCTTATTTTTGTTTTAACTTGAATGTAACTAAAGAAATTAGCAATATGCTACGTGTTTCTTTCTTTGCCAACAATATGTTCAGAAGTTATCCGCGCAGAGAATCCAAACGTAATCCGGGTTCATATATTCAATTGAATAACCGATTTTTCTTTGGGCTGGAATTATCACTCACTTTATAA
- a CDS encoding DUF4876 domain-containing protein, which produces MKKYLIYLFTLASTLLIGCDSFRDMSGTAEVNPITVDVYLDITVENISTLKDLTVKFDNYDEDLHYVKEVTDNSVKVDGIIPGIYSVTVSGTAIDTENNEYYINGNSVNAALFKHGSALNIEVQGLKVSPLIFKEIYYCGSRPEKGGVYFRDQFYEIYNNSADILYLDGIYFANLTPGTATTKLPIWPEADGNNYAYGERVWKFPGNGTEYPLAPGESCIISQFAANHQLDIYNPQSPIDGSSSEFEFNMNNPNFPDQAAYDMQHVFYQGKAEMGSIPQYLTSVFGGAYVIFRVPEGEAWDPVNDENMKTTDLSKPNSNVYYAKIPIKYVLDAVEAVNNESKMNAKRVPGVLDAGITWVGATYCGLGIARKLSTDEEGNPIIREETGTYIYQDTNNSTDDFERGVVPVMRRNGAKMPSWNHTL; this is translated from the coding sequence ATGAAAAAATATTTAATATATTTGTTTACATTGGCAAGTACCCTTTTGATAGGATGCGATTCGTTCAGGGACATGTCTGGCACAGCAGAAGTGAATCCTATCACAGTGGATGTATATTTGGATATTACCGTTGAAAATATATCCACACTGAAAGATCTGACTGTAAAGTTCGACAATTACGATGAAGATTTACATTATGTAAAAGAAGTAACTGATAATAGTGTGAAAGTTGACGGAATTATCCCCGGAATTTATTCGGTAACAGTATCCGGTACAGCGATCGATACAGAAAACAATGAATACTACATCAATGGCAATTCTGTAAATGCGGCATTATTTAAGCATGGTAGCGCATTGAATATTGAAGTACAAGGGCTTAAAGTGAGCCCATTAATATTCAAGGAGATTTATTATTGCGGTAGCCGTCCGGAAAAAGGAGGAGTCTATTTCCGAGACCAGTTCTATGAGATATACAATAACTCTGCTGACATTTTGTATTTGGACGGTATTTATTTCGCAAATTTAACTCCGGGTACAGCTACCACTAAATTACCTATTTGGCCGGAAGCGGACGGTAATAATTATGCATATGGAGAACGTGTGTGGAAATTTCCAGGAAATGGAACCGAATATCCGTTAGCGCCAGGTGAATCTTGCATCATTTCTCAATTTGCCGCTAACCATCAGTTGGACATCTATAACCCTCAAAGTCCTATAGACGGCAGTAGTTCTGAGTTTGAGTTTAATATGAATAATCCAAACTTCCCTGACCAGGCAGCTTATGATATGCAACATGTTTTCTACCAAGGAAAAGCAGAGATGGGAAGTATACCACAATATTTGACATCCGTATTCGGAGGTGCTTATGTGATTTTTCGTGTTCCTGAAGGAGAAGCTTGGGATCCGGTCAACGATGAAAATATGAAGACAACAGATCTTAGCAAACCGAACAGCAATGTTTATTATGCAAAAATACCTATTAAATATGTATTGGATGCTGTTGAAGCAGTAAACAATGAGTCAAAGATGAATGCAAAACGTGTCCCCGGTGTACTTGATGCAGGTATTACTTGGGTAGGAGCTACTTATTGCGGTTTAGGTATTGCTCGCAAATTGTCCACAGACGAAGAAGGTAATCCTATTATTCGCGAAGAAACAGGTACATATATATATCAGGATACAAACAACAGTACGGATGACTTTGAACGTGGCGTTGTTCCTGTAATGCGTCGTAATGGAGCAAAAATGCCTTCATGGAATCACACATTGTAA
- a CDS encoding DUF6850 family outer membrane beta-barrel protein, whose product MKKQYMNYMKSCLLVMIACLVSMVGAAQGFSPAAMEQLKTRRLWSHSQNAAGMPFDDIQNYSNVILGYDLQDGNYCRPQEGQKEAIVGVSSEGFINLKNAYVWGAFNFAQKNLTDAGYNASIADPFRGMPYYVADQHLSKWRNQYYDLKFRAATPLLGNHWALGLEGNYVATLAAKQRDPRVDTRFYTLGLTPGITYKLNNSHKFGASFKYSSIKEDSRMSNVNSYVDQDYYILYGLGTAIKGIGSGVTSNYIGDRFGGALQYNFSMPSFNLLLEGSYDVKAETVQQSYTTPKKIAGVKDKTAHVSLTMIQEGKDYTNYMRTTYTNRNIDGIQYISQRDNSESQSGWVELYNNIRSTYKAQTASLNYALSRNRGNEYSWKAELNVNYTKQDDEYLMPNSVQNAENLSLGLGGKKNFVLGNSLNRRLLIDVHVAYNNNLGGEYVYGGSHADYPTVTELQQGLTNYYTCDYYRIGGSITYSQQVRENRRMNLFAKVVFDRVNTSDYDYDGRTHLSISLGCNF is encoded by the coding sequence ATGAAAAAACAATATATGAACTATATGAAAAGCTGCCTGCTGGTAATGATAGCCTGCCTTGTAAGTATGGTGGGAGCGGCACAGGGCTTCTCTCCCGCCGCTATGGAACAATTGAAAACAAGACGACTATGGTCTCATTCACAGAATGCTGCCGGTATGCCATTCGATGATATTCAGAATTATTCGAATGTTATATTGGGATATGACTTACAGGACGGAAACTATTGCCGTCCGCAAGAGGGGCAGAAAGAGGCTATCGTAGGTGTATCCAGTGAAGGCTTTATCAATCTGAAAAATGCATATGTGTGGGGAGCATTTAATTTTGCACAAAAAAATCTGACAGATGCCGGATATAACGCCTCCATTGCCGATCCATTCAGGGGAATGCCTTACTATGTCGCAGACCAGCACTTAAGCAAATGGAGAAATCAATATTACGATCTGAAGTTTCGTGCAGCTACTCCTTTACTTGGTAATCATTGGGCATTGGGGTTGGAAGGTAATTATGTAGCTACATTAGCTGCCAAACAGCGCGACCCGCGTGTGGATACCCGTTTTTATACGCTGGGACTGACGCCGGGGATTACTTACAAGTTGAATAATTCACACAAGTTTGGTGCAAGTTTCAAGTATAGTTCTATCAAGGAAGACTCAAGAATGAGTAATGTCAACTCTTATGTGGATCAGGACTATTATATATTATACGGTTTGGGAACAGCCATAAAAGGAATAGGCAGCGGTGTAACCAGCAATTATATTGGAGACCGTTTCGGTGGAGCTCTCCAGTACAACTTCAGTATGCCCTCTTTCAATTTACTGCTTGAGGGCAGTTACGATGTAAAAGCGGAAACTGTTCAGCAGAGCTATACGACTCCTAAAAAAATAGCCGGTGTAAAAGATAAAACTGCTCATGTTTCTTTAACGATGATTCAGGAAGGAAAGGACTATACCAATTATATGAGAACCACATATACAAATCGTAACATCGATGGTATTCAGTATATTTCTCAACGCGATAACTCTGAATCACAAAGTGGCTGGGTGGAATTATATAATAACATCCGTTCTACGTACAAGGCACAAACCGCTTCTCTTAATTATGCATTAAGCAGAAACCGCGGGAATGAATATAGTTGGAAAGCAGAATTAAATGTGAATTATACCAAGCAAGACGATGAATATTTAATGCCTAATTCTGTACAGAATGCAGAAAATTTATCTTTAGGCTTAGGTGGCAAAAAAAATTTTGTTTTAGGCAATAGTTTGAATCGCAGGCTTTTAATAGATGTTCATGTTGCGTATAACAATAATCTGGGAGGTGAATATGTATATGGTGGCAGCCATGCAGACTATCCAACTGTAACCGAATTACAACAAGGGCTGACTAATTATTATACCTGTGATTACTATCGTATTGGCGGGTCGATAACGTATTCGCAACAAGTCAGAGAAAACAGACGTATGAACTTATTTGCAAAAGTTGTATTCGATCGTGTAAATACCTCTGACTATGATTATGATGGGCGTACTCATTTATCGATAAGTTTAGGATGTAATTTTTAA
- a CDS encoding HEAT repeat domain-containing protein, with the protein MRKLITGSLMLCSILSLRAQTFVKPAVKVKDTSFAVITDKGTFQACEAELKAYQEILGMEGLPTFIVYNEWNKPEDVKKVIVKLYKKDKLEGVVFVGDIPIPMLRKAQHMTSAFKMDEKNNDWRDSSVPSDRFYDDFDLQFDFLKQDSVENNFFYYNLAIKSPQQIRCDIYSARVKAVDNGEEPHAQISRYFKKVVAEHQINNKLDQFFSYTGDGSYSNSLTAWTPETFTIREQMPGVFDKEGRARFIRYNFSDYPKDDVINMLKRTDLDLSIFHEHGMPERQYLSGSPATNRWNAHVDAMKYYYRGLARRKQNNKKSFDEMLDMMKNTYGLDTTWIAGYDDPKVIAEDSLLDLRTGIILSEVTEFKPNSRMVIFDACYNGDFREKDYIAGRYIMSEGKCVTTFANSVNVLQDKMANEMLGLLGMGARVGQWAKLTNILESHITGDPTLRFQSINEVDANALFKEPYSESRMLELLQSPYADIQNFALHNLYRNDYPGISDLLRKTFETSSFMMVRFTCLALLEKISDKNFREVLHLAITDSYEFIRRTSVRMMQHVGLNEYVYPQIKAYVEDNLSERVAFNVSLGLQVFDQAAVQAAIDKVMAETYVLQDKEEMRKVLENANNSRSMQKELLSKETSERWRILYCNSLKNHMAHACVDGLLALLTDSSESEKLKTCLLEAFAWFTHSYRKPDILRVCDQLRKDKSLSENLREEADRTYYRLKN; encoded by the coding sequence ATGCGTAAATTAATAACTGGAAGTTTGATGCTCTGCAGCATATTATCTCTGCGGGCACAGACATTTGTTAAACCGGCTGTGAAAGTAAAGGACACCTCTTTTGCTGTAATTACAGATAAAGGGACATTTCAGGCTTGTGAAGCCGAGCTTAAAGCCTATCAGGAGATTCTAGGAATGGAAGGGTTGCCTACGTTCATCGTATACAATGAATGGAATAAACCGGAAGATGTAAAGAAAGTTATTGTTAAGCTCTACAAAAAGGATAAATTGGAAGGAGTGGTATTTGTCGGTGATATCCCTATTCCAATGCTCCGCAAAGCCCAGCATATGACTTCCGCTTTTAAAATGGATGAGAAAAACAATGACTGGAGAGATTCTTCAGTGCCCAGCGACCGTTTCTACGATGATTTCGACCTACAATTCGATTTTTTGAAACAGGACAGTGTCGAAAATAATTTCTTCTATTATAATTTGGCTATAAAATCTCCACAGCAAATTCGGTGTGACATATATTCTGCACGTGTCAAAGCTGTTGATAACGGCGAAGAACCGCATGCGCAAATCAGCCGCTATTTTAAAAAAGTGGTGGCTGAGCACCAGATAAACAATAAATTAGACCAATTCTTCTCCTATACAGGTGATGGCTCTTACTCTAACTCATTGACTGCATGGACACCGGAAACCTTTACTATTCGCGAACAAATGCCGGGCGTATTCGATAAAGAGGGACGGGCCCGTTTCATCCGTTATAATTTCAGCGATTATCCCAAGGACGATGTCATTAATATGCTGAAACGCACAGATCTGGACTTGTCTATTTTTCATGAGCATGGTATGCCCGAACGTCAATATCTTTCCGGTAGTCCCGCTACTAATAGGTGGAATGCTCATGTAGATGCAATGAAGTACTATTATCGTGGTTTAGCGCGTAGAAAGCAAAACAACAAAAAGTCTTTCGACGAAATGCTGGATATGATGAAAAACACATACGGTTTGGACACTACTTGGATTGCAGGCTATGATGATCCCAAAGTAATTGCAGAAGATTCTTTACTAGACCTGCGCACCGGTATTATCCTGTCGGAAGTTACAGAGTTTAAGCCTAATAGCCGTATGGTAATTTTCGATGCATGCTATAATGGTGATTTCCGGGAAAAAGATTACATTGCCGGACGTTATATCATGTCGGAAGGAAAATGCGTAACTACTTTTGCCAATTCAGTCAATGTACTGCAAGATAAAATGGCAAACGAGATGCTCGGCCTGTTAGGTATGGGAGCACGAGTGGGGCAATGGGCTAAATTGACGAATATTCTCGAATCGCACATTACCGGTGACCCTACTCTACGTTTTCAATCTATCAATGAGGTAGATGCCAATGCTTTGTTCAAAGAACCATATAGCGAGTCCCGCATGTTGGAGTTATTACAGTCGCCCTATGCCGACATACAGAATTTTGCTTTGCACAACCTTTATCGCAATGACTATCCGGGTATTTCTGATTTATTAAGAAAAACTTTTGAAACTTCCTCGTTCATGATGGTACGTTTCACCTGCTTGGCATTGCTTGAGAAGATTAGTGACAAAAACTTCCGGGAAGTCTTACACTTGGCCATTACGGATTCCTATGAATTTATTCGTCGCACCTCTGTTCGTATGATGCAACATGTGGGACTGAACGAGTATGTTTATCCGCAAATCAAAGCCTATGTAGAAGACAACCTATCCGAGCGTGTGGCATTTAATGTGAGTTTGGGGCTTCAAGTCTTTGATCAGGCAGCCGTACAGGCGGCAATTGATAAAGTAATGGCTGAGACCTATGTGTTGCAAGACAAGGAGGAGATGCGTAAGGTTTTGGAGAATGCCAATAATAGTCGTAGCATGCAAAAAGAGTTATTAAGCAAAGAAACTTCCGAACGTTGGCGCATCCTTTATTGCAATTCTCTGAAAAATCATATGGCACATGCCTGTGTAGACGGCCTCTTGGCTTTACTTACCGACTCCAGTGAAAGTGAAAAGCTAAAAACCTGTTTATTGGAGGCTTTTGCTTGGTTCACTCATTCTTATCGGAAGCCTGACATCCTTCGGGTATGCGATCAACTGAGAAAAGATAAGAGCTTATCCGAGAACCTTCGTGAAGAAGCCGACCGTACATATTACAGACTTAAAAATTAA